A single window of Bombyx mori chromosome 9, ASM3026992v2 DNA harbors:
- the LOC119628924 gene encoding uncharacterized protein LOC119628924, producing MANQDGGSKSNNGSSKTFTPSDTTDIYRIGVRPPPFWAEEPAVWFSQLEGNFVLSGIKDDDTKFYYVTSTLEHRYAAEVKDIIVSPPKTGKYERLKSELIKRLSTSREKEVKQLLMHEELGDRRPSQFLRHLQQLAGPTVPEEFIKTIWTSRLPTTLQPIIVSQKRLDLLTLADLADSVHEIIPCSPQIATTSALKATEPSLASMAKQIDELSRQVKALTTHKHRSRSRTRRDSPDRKTKRSQSSYKKFPTCWYHYKFGNQAKWCTKPCDFRPENYQGSR from the coding sequence ATGGCCAATCAAGATGGCGGATCGAAGTCAAACAATGGATCATCGAAGACTTTTACACCATCCGACACGACCGACATTTATCGTATCGGAGTGCGACCACCACCATTTTGGGCCGAAGAACCAGCCGTTTGGTTCTCACAGCTAGAAGGCAATTTTGTGCTGTCCGGTATTAAGGATGacgatacaaaattttattatgtcactTCAACACTAGAACATAGATATGCCGCAGAAGTGAAAGATATCATCGTTTCACCTCCAAAAACCGGGAAATACGAACGATTGAAAAGCGAACTGATCAAGCGTCTATCTACATCACGAGAAAAGGAAGTAAAGCAGCTACTTATGCATGAGGAGCTTGGGGACCGACGACCGTCGCAATTTCTCCGACATTTGCAGCAACTCGCAGGACCAACGGTTCCAGAAGAATTTATAAAAACCATCTGGACCAGCCGCTTGCCCACTACACTTCAACCGATCATTGTATCTCAGAAACGACTGGATTTACTGACTTTAGCAGACCTAGCCGACAGTGTGCACGAAATAATACCATGCTCGCCTCAAATAGCCACAACATCAGCACTAAAGGCTACAGAACCGTCGCTCGCGTCGATGGCCAAACAGATCGACGAACTTTCAAGGCAAGTGAAGGCACTTACGACTCATAAACACCGCTCCAGATCTAGGACTAGAAGAGACAGTCCAGATAGAAAAACGAAACGGTCACAGTCTAGCTATAAAAAGTTTCCGACATGTTGGTACCACTATAAATTCGGCAATCAAGCGAAATGGTGCACAAAACCTTGTGATTTTCGGCCGGAAAACTACCAAGGCAGTCGGTAA